The Candidatus Izemoplasma sp. region GCGACTTTTAAAAAGTTATTATAAAACATCGTCATCACCTTGATAGAGATTATTTTCTTTAATATAGTCATAAACACATTGCGGAACAAGCGCTTGGTTAAGTGTCTCTCTAAATTCTGTCGAACTCATATCGATATGAAAGTCTTCATAAATGATAAAATGCGACTTAAATTTATGTAATAACGTATTCTCTTTTATAACAGAATGAATATTAATATTGTTTCGACCTAGGATTATAAATTTAAACTCACTTAACAAACCAGACGCATTCTTCCATTGATCTAAGTACGTCAAGTTATCTGCGCCCATAACAAAGTATATGTCTTCTTCATGAAGATCACTCAAACGAATCAGTGATTGATATGTTCCTAAAAAGTCTGTATCGTTCAATTCTAATGTAGAAATTCTAACATCTTCTAATCCTTTCACCGCTAATTCAAGCATATTTAAGCGGTGATAATTACTGGCTAAACTGCTTTTGGTATAGGCATTACTAACGGGTAAAAAGGTAAAGGTAGCGTTGGGAAACTCATCTTTTAAAAAATGATAAATATCAATGTGGGCATTGGTCACTGGATTGAATGCACCACCGAATACAATTTGCATTATGTCACATCCTTTATGCTACTAATTATCAACCATATTATAGCACTTATTGTCTTAAATTGGTACCTATTTGACAAAAATAGTCGTTCTTTGTTTTTCTCTTTCAACATGTGTGTTATAATTTTTTTAAAGAGGTGAAACAATGACATTCAATACAGAATATATTTTAGACTTTGCAAAAGAGATTTTACTGATTAATAGTCCAAGTGGTTATGCGAAAGATATCATTCCACGGATTAAACAAGAAGCTGATAAGTATGCATTACCCTACGAAACAACAAAGAAAGGGAATCTCATTATTACCTACCCAGGCGCATCAGAAAAAACAGTTGGGTTAAGTGTCCATGTCGATACCTTAGGTGCAATGGTGAGAAGTATTTCATCCGATGGCAAGATAAAGTTTACCGCTATTGGCGGCCCATTATGGCCAACCTTAGATGGCGAATATTGCACGGTATTAACACGTGACAATAAAACCTATAGTGGGACATTCTTATCAACATCCCCTGCCGTTCATGTCTACAAAGATGCAAAAGATAAAGCACGGACACCAGAACATATGTATGTTCGGATTGATGAAGTGGTGCAATCTAAAGAAGATGTAGAAGCGTTGGGAATTGAAGTTGGAAACTTTATTTTTATCGACCCAAAAACGACCATCACTGATAGCGGATTTATCAAATCTCGTTTCTTAGATGATAAAATTAATGTCGCTAGTATTTTTGGCCTTATCGATAGAATGAAACGAGACAATATCACACCCAAACATACGATTAAATTCATTATTAGTACCTATGAAGAAGTAGGTCATGGGGCATCTTATATTCCTGAACTAGATGAACTCATCGCAGTAGATATGGGCTGTATTGGCGATGATTTAACTTGTACTGAACAAGATGTATCTATCTGTCCCAAAGATTCTAGTGGCCCATATGACTATGATTTAACCAATAATATGATTACCATCGCTAAAAATCAAAAGATTAATCATGCGATTGATATTTATCCATATTATGGCAGTGATGTTTCTGCGGCAATGCGTGGTGGAAATGATCTTAAAGGCGCATTAGTTGGCCCAGGAGTTCATGCATCACATGGTATGGAACGGACGCATATTGATGCGATTACATCGACCATAGAGTTGTTATACCACTATGTCAAATAATCCAATAACACCCCCAGATTATACGAACTCCATACTCAATGTCAGCAATTCATTGCTTAAGTATTATCATGTACCCAATCCTCACCCGACTCATAAGACTGTCGATACGTTTTTAAATACACAATATGATCACATCATTTATCTACTGCTTGATGGACTAGGAACTAATATTATCAAATACCATTTGAACAAAAGTGATACCTTGTACACCTATATGCAAGAAGAAATCACCAGTGTTTTCCCCCCAACAACCGTTGCAGCAACGAATGCGGTTATCTCAGGGAGAGCCCCGATTGAAAATGGTCACTTAGGATGGGTACAATATTTTAAAAAAGAAGACACCAATCTAGTTGTCTTCAAAAATGAAGATTTTTATACGGGGCATAAACCTAGTGAAAACTTACGGGACAAATATCTTCGTTATGACCGGTTAGTTGATCAAATCAAAGCCAAAAATCCCCATCTCACAACACGAGAGTTCATGCCAAATATTGTCGATCCAAAAGGACCAAAAACCTTTAAGGAACAAGTCGAACGTGTCTTACTTCATACCCATAATCATGATCAAACATTTTCTTATGTGTATTGGGTTGAGCCTGATTTAAGCCAACATGAATATGGTATTGACAGTGACGAGATACACACTTTACTTAAAGAACTAAATGAAGAGGTCACTTCACTCATAAATCAACTGCCTCAAAATAGTTTATTGGTCGGCATTGCAGATCACGGATTAACAAATGTTGAGCCGTTACCACTTTATGACAACCCTGAACTCAACAACTTATTACAGCGCAAAACAAGTATTGAGCCAAGAGCGACAAACTTCTTTGTTAAACCACATAAACATGACGCATTTGAAAAGATATTCCAATCATCTTTTGGTGACTATTATCAGTTATATACTAAAGAGGATTTACGCAAGAGTCACTTGCTTGGTAACGGTAAAGAACATCCAATGCTTGAATCATTTTTAGGGGATTACTTAGCAATTGCCACATCAAACAAAATGTTTACACTATCCGATAAGAAACAACACAAAGCACATCATGCTGGACTTACTGAAGCTGAAATGATGGTGCCTCTTATTCTTTATAAAAAATAACAGTGCAAAATTTGCACTGTTTTTATTGGATGGTATCAATGATATAGTACTGATCATGTATCAACCCTTTGATCCCTGATTCATTCACTGTTTTAAAGGAGACTATAAAGGTTTCAGAATGACCGTCAGACGCTAAGGTCACTTCTACGGCATCACTGCCACTGATATCGACAATTTCACTTACGGTAATGGTTTCATTCTCGAGTTCGGCTTTAATGACGTCACAGACAGTCTGTGTTTCTTCATTAAAATGCCGGTCACATACCGTAGTCTCATCGAGGCTCGTAAAATAACTTTCGACGAGTGTGTCCTTTGAAATAAATCCTGCAGGAGTGCTAGCGTAAGCATAAAACCCATAAAGTGCCCCACCGATAATGAGCAGGATGAACACCCTTTTTATGATTTTCTTAAGTCGCTTCATAGGTATTTATGACTCCTTTTTATGTTTGCGGAATGGTCTAGCGATAATGTTAGCAATACTTTTAGGGAAGAAACTTAAAGAGTCTCCAATGATCACAGGCATTAAAGTTAAGGTATCTTTATACGCTTGTTTACGAATTTCTTTACGGTTAAGTAATTGATTGTCATTATACAAGTATTTTTCTGTAATAATTCCAACACGACACGTTAACATCGCGTTAGTGACACCACCAAGAACACTACTGGATATTGTTTTTAAAAATGGGACATCGGTAATCGTTTCTGTAAACTTTGTTGGTAAGACTTCTGATAAGTCCATTTCTTCAATACCTTCGGCAATCAGTGATGCGACCATTACACGAACAATTAATTTGATTAAATATGCGTAACTTGGTCTAAAACCAGATACTTCAACCACTTCACGAATGAGTTTAATATTAATTATCAGTGTACTAAGCATATCTAGGTTCCCGTTTTGAGACAAGGCTGTAGAAATAAAGACATGCTTGGCATTGTCGACAATCGTTTCACGCGTTTTTGTGCGGATACTCCCTTTAAAGGCTTCTTGTAAGGCTAAGTGTAGTTTCTCATAATTATTTAAAGATAACTGAATCGCTCGTTTTTCTTTATCACTGAGCGTATCTCCTTTTAATAATACCTTCGCCGCATTACGATAAATAATATGTTTTTGTCTGGTATCAGTAAGCATCGCATCCACCGTAAATGTGGGTGATAATAAAATAACCCGAATCGGATTTAAGATCAAAACATAAAACAAAATGGCGCTCAAACCATAAAATGCATACGCTAAATACACATGCACATTACCTAAGCGTACACCTACTTCTATAATATTACTAACTAAAATAAACACAAATACCATTAAGACACCGAGTCCAATCAGTGTCCACCATCGTTTTCGACCCATATGCGCACCACCTTTTCTTTATTTTACCATAGACAAATTGAAACTACTAGTTAAACAAGAAGCACATTGTGCTTCTTATTCAGGTTTGTAATAGGTTGTTTGATATAAGGTATAATAATCCATAACTTTTTTATGATTAAACGGGCCTTCACCATTTTCAATCATTGATTTTAGAATACTCAACTCTTTTTCTAAAATCTTTTTAAGCTTTGGTGGATAATCCATCTTGTTTTTATGTTTATTATACTCATTGCGATCTAGCGTTTTATAACTAAAATCTTCAATCACCTTAATATCAAGATCATAATCAATATATTTTAACGCTTCTTTATCATAGACAAACGGGGACGCGATATTACAATAGTAATGAATGCCTGTTTGTTTAATAATACCAATGATATTAAACCAATGATCATGGAAAAACCAGGTAACAGAGGGTTCTCTTGTATGCCAAAAACGGCCGTTTGACTCAATGACTTTTGTCCGTCTATTGGCGACAACAACGCCATTTTCAATGACATCGATCACGGTTGCTTTTTCCCATATACGGTGAAGTTCTTCATCGTGTTTATAACTTTGTATTTGGATATCTTCTCCGGTTTTTAATTTCATCTTAAGCACCTCTTAACTATTATAACAATTATACTGAAAAAGACAAAATTATTTTAGTAACCAATCTTTTCCTTTTAAGCTCTCTGGTTCAAACCGAAATAAGTCATTATAATCTTGTTGGCGTAAGATTTCATACGCTAAGACAGCAACGGTATTGCTTAAATTTAAACTTCTGACTTTGTCTGTCATTGGAATGCGTAAGCAACGCTCTAAATGTGGCCGTAAAATTGACTTTGGCATACCTGATGATTCACTACCAAAAATCACATAGATGTCTTTGTCTTGTTCACTAAAATCCATTTGATTGGGTGCTTTTTGTCCATAACGGGTGACAAAGTAAAAGCGTCCATTATCTTGGTTCTTCTTGATAAAACTCTCCCAATCTTGATACACGGTATAATCAACATGTTCAACATAGTTTGCGGCACTCCGTCTTACAGCTTTTTTGTCTAAACTAAACCCGAGTGGTTCAATTAAATGTAGTTTCATATTTGATGCGGCACAAGTACGCATAATGTTCCCAGTATTTTGAGGGATTTCTGGATGATACAATACGATATGATTCATTGTTTTTTCTCCTTAAATAATTGTAGTATTGTCTTGGCTGTTTCTTGATACCAAGCACTGTGATATTTGGTCATGCTTTCTTTAATAAAAGGAATCGCTTTTTTAACATTTTGATTATACAGTAAAGCTAATGCATTACGTCTAATCACCGTTGCCCCACGCCAGCTTGAAGCATTGTTCCCATAGTCTTTAAGATACGTCTTATTCGATACGGAAAGCAATTCAATCAAATTGACATTCTCAATTCCCGTTGGTTCAAATTCAGGATGACGGTGTATATCAATACCCTTACTTTTAGGGCACACTTTATAACATATATCGCAGCCATATACCATTGTCTTGAAATGCGGTATTTCAGCGCGTGTTAAAGAACGTTTTTCTTGACTTATATGACTTAAACAAAGCGATTGATTAAAGCCTTCATCAAGTGCCCCTGTTGGACAGGCATCAATACATGCTGTACAACTACCACAGTTATCCACAACATGATAAGGATCATCAATATCGACATCTATAAGAATGGTTGCTAAATAGACATAGGGTCCAAAGTCCTTATGAATAAAGGCTTGATTCTTACCTCGAAATCCCTGATGGGTTAAAGCTGCGGCGAATCGTTCATCAATGGGTGATATATCAACGCTACTATATGACCTTACACCGGATGAGTCTAAAAGCGTATCGATTTGTTTTAACTTCTCTCTGAATACACTATGATAATCTGTCCCATAACTATAGCGTGATAATAGACCATAGCCTTTTCCTTTAAACTGAACTTCTTGTTTAGGATAGGCTAATCCTACAACCGCAATAGTTTGATATGGTTTCAATGCTGCATAATCATCAAACTGATCACGCTTGTTTAACGCTTGACGTTTTTCAATGTATTCTTTCACAGACACATAGCCGACAAAATCGACATAATTTAATATACTATCCGTTATTGGGTTTGTCATATTCTCACCACATTTACTATACGGTTTTTTTCATGAAATGTCAAAACGATTCACTGTTCTATATTGCTTCATATCAATTATTTTGTGCTTATTTAATGCTTTTTAGCTGAAATCTGTTCGGATTTGCTACAATTAAGGAGGTGATGTTATGAATGATTTAGGCGAACGATTAAAGCAAATACGAAATGAAAAAGGATTTCCGCAAAAAACTGTGGCTGATTTTTTAAAACTCAACCGGACGAATTACTCTAAAATAGAAAATAATCAACAAAAAATGACAACAGATCAATTAGCGTTATTTTGTCAGTTTTTTGATGTCAGTGCAGATTATATTTTAAACTTACGGATTAAACATAAGAAGGTATTTCGATTAGATGATATCAATCAGATTTTAAAAAATATCAAAAATATTGAAACGATTATAAAATAACTCACAACCCGCGTTGTGAGTTATTTTTTTATTGATTCCGGATTGTTGTTTTAATATTAGGATCAAACGTTCCCTTGCGGAACATATCAATTTCATATTTATATGGCGGATACACTTTTTTCTTACTATCATCTGTTTCTGTGATATATGGCGTTTCTAATATTTTAGGTACGTCTTTCAGTTTGGGATGATGCACAATGTAATAGAGGGCATCAAAGCCAATTTCACCAGACCCTATATTCTCGTGTCGATCTTTTGCGGCTCCTAAAATATTTTTTGAGTCATTGACATGAATGACACCAATACGACTGATTCCAATCTTGTCATCAAATTCTTTGAGTACGCTATCAAAGTCATCTCTTGTTTGATATCCTGCATCATGTGTATGACAGGTATCAAAACAGATACTGATTCGATCTTTTTCATCAATACCATCAATAATGTCTGCTAACTCATCAAAGCTTCTTCCGACTTCAGTTCCTTTACCAGCCATTGTTTCTAAAGCTATTTTAACATCTAAATCTTTGGTATTTTCTATTGCTTGGTTTAATCCTTCTTGTATGTATTTAATCCCTACTTCAGGCCCTTGTCCGACATGTGCTCCTGGATGTAATACAAGATGCTTAGCACCAAGCGCGCCAGTGCGTTTTATCTCTTTCGTTAAAAAATCAACCGCAAAGGCTCTTTTTTCAGGATGTTTGTTGGCTAAATTCATTATGTATGGGGCATGTACAATAACATCTTCAGGATGCATATTGTGTTCTTTCATTAATGCATGGGCTTCTTCGATCATGAGTTTATCAATCGGTTTGCGTCGTGTATTTTGAGGTGCCCCGGTATATATCATTAATGCATTTGCACCATAACTTAAGGCTTCTTTTACACTACCCAAAAACATTTCTTTGCCTTTCATTCCTACATGTGATCCAATTTTAAGCATTTATTTTCTCCTTTTCTTACGATGTGCTTTCTTTTTCGCTTCTTGTAATTTTTTATGAAATTTCTTTTTATACCCTGGTTTCACTTTCTTATTCTTCTTTTTAATATTGTATTTGTTTTTATTTTCACCTTTGGTAACATGTTGACGTTTTGCCCGTTCTTTACGGTCTCTTCGTTCAACTAATTCACCATTACGGACTTCTTTATAGACGATATTGATACCTTTTTCTTCTAAAAAGTCAATGTATGCATCGTCATCTGTATGGTATAAACTGATGGCTTTCCCATCGTAATTAGCGCGGCCTGTACGACCTGTACGGTGAATATAAAATTCCATGTCTTTTGGTAACTCATAATTGATTACATGACTGACACCATCAATGTCAATCCCGCGACTAGCAATATCAGAGGCAACAATATATTGAAATTTTGCTTGATTTGCTTGCTGCATGACGCGTTTTCGTTGTCTTGCAGGAATATCTCCATGAAGTTTTTCAACATTCTTACCTTGGCTGTATAAAAAGTCTGCAATCTCATCAACGGTTTCTTTTGTATTACAAAAGATCAGTGCAATATAGGGTTTAAATGTACTGATAAATTGTAATAATACATCTTTTGGTTGTTTACTTTTCACCGGAATAAAGATGTGTTCGATATTTAAATTAGATAATTGTTTTGGGGCAATGAAGACTTCTTTTGGTTGGTCCATTAGTTTTCTTAAAAAGGGGCGCATTTGTTCAGGAATTGTCGCACTGAAGACACAGAGTTGTGTGTCTTTTTTTAATGCTTGCGTTAAATCAAAGACATTAGGTAAAAACCCTTGGTCCATAGTCATATCTGCTTCATCGACAATAAATGTCCGCGCAGTATGAATATTGAGGACCCGTTCTTGTAAAGCTAGGTCATGTAACTTCCCTGGTGTACCAATGACAATCATTGGTTGCTTTTTTTGTAACCGTTCAATCTCTTTATTCTTATCGCGTCCACCAACATACCGTCTTATATCAATAAAGTCTTTGGCATTATCACCAATGTGTGTCGCGGCTTTATAGATTTGGTTTGCTAATTCCCTTGTTGGCGTTGTAATTATAACTTGTACTTCTTCTTTATTTGGATCTATCTTCTCAAAAATAGGAATCAGAAAAGCATGCGTTTTCCCAGTTCCTGTTTGACTACACCCAATAACATCGTCGTTATTTCTCATTAAAGGAATAATTTGTTTTTGTACGTCAGTAAATTCTTTAAATCCTAAATGCTCAATGGCGTTTTTAATAAATGGTTTTTGTACGTTCATGTGTGCTCACCTCTCACAAAAATTATACTATAAAGCAAGATGTTTTCCAAATCAAACGAGTATAAGTTATAATAGAACCAAGGAGTGATTCATATGGAGATTCAAAAACTCGTTCCTAGAGGCTATTGCCATGGGGTTGTTAATGCTATTAAGATGATTAAGCAACTTGATTTTAGCGCTAAAAAACAACCTATCTACCTTTTAGGAATGTTAATACATAATAAAAAAGTAAACGACTTTTTTGCGGATCAAGGCATTACGATATTACATAATCCCTACCGTACACGATTAGAACTGCTCGATAACATCCAAGAAGGTACTGTGATTTTTACCGCACACGGTGTCAGTGATGAAGTAAAAGATAAAGCGAAAGATAAAAATCTTGATATTGTTGATACAACATGTTCAGATGTCACAAAATCCTTCGATATTATTAAAACGTTTATTAATGATGGTTACCACATTTTATATATAGGCAAAAAAGATCATCCAGAAAGCGAAGCCGCCTTAGCCATTAGTGATAAAATCACTCTCATTGAATCAGAAGATGATTTAAAAGACTTACCTGATTATGAGAAGGTCGCACTCACTAACCAAACAACGATGAGTTTTTATGATGTCTATCGTATTCATCAAGAAGCACTGAAACACTATGAGAATTTATATTTAATCGATGAGATTTGTGATGCGACGCGCGCTCGTCAAGACGCTGTAATTCATCAAGATGATGACAATGATTTATGTATCGTTGTTGGGGATCACTTATCAAACAATACGAAAAAGTTAGCTGAAGTCTCTATTAAAGAAGCGGGAATCCCCGCAATTGTTATTGAGTCCATCGCAGACTTAACACTTGAGGATTTAAAAGATGTTAAGAAAGTTAGTATCACTAGTGGTGCCTCAACGCCCACTAAGATAACAAATGAAGTGATTAACTTTTTAAAAATATATGATCCAGATAATCCAAAAACATTTAATCCATCGAGTAACATCACTGAAAAAAATGTATTATAATAAAAAAGAACTCCAAGTGGAGTTCTTTTAGTTTGGTTTAATTACCTGCGTCAACAAATGTGCGAGAGGCAAAGTCGGTTTCTACTTCACCTTGTCCAGCAACATCATTCAAGTCTGCTTGGGCAGCAACTAAGACTGTGTAACTAGCACCATCAGTATGATCGAATCCTACGAAGGTGATTGTCGTCGTGCTATTTTCTGGATTAACGCCTGCGACTTGATCAATATCAACTGTAGCAACTAAGACACCATTTTGATATAAGTAAGCTGTCCACTCAGTATCATTAGCAACATTGTCAGTATCATCACCAATTGTGACATCTAAGGTTAAGTCAGGAGTTGAAGTCCATGCACTTGCTTGTTCTATGGTCACGTCTGGAGTAATTAATTCGATTGTCGTAAATGTGTGGGTATAAACAACACGTTCTGCTATTCCTTCACCTGTTTCATAGGTTCCTGAGATATCTAATGTGTACTCATAGCCGCTTAATAGATTAAGCATATCAATCGTTGTCACGGTATCTTTACTTACGATGTATGTTCCGACTTGTGTCGCTCCCTGATAAAGTGTTGCAGTCAAATTACCGGTAATAATATCTTTGTTGTCATCGACAACAATATCAAGAACATTTGACTTTTTAGCTACTGTTTCGTTTTGAACAGTGATAATATCTAGGTCTAATGTGGTCTGATTAATTGTATCAAGCACTGAGTTTGTTTGAACGCCTGTACCATTAATTAAGTCATAATCAACACGTACTTGAATGTCATATGATGTTTCTGGCAGTAATCCTGTAAAGGAGACAGTGTTTGTCCCATCTATGATACTA contains the following coding sequences:
- a CDS encoding DUF697 domain-containing protein, whose translation is MGRKRWWTLIGLGVLMVFVFILVSNIIEVGVRLGNVHVYLAYAFYGLSAILFYVLILNPIRVILLSPTFTVDAMLTDTRQKHIIYRNAAKVLLKGDTLSDKEKRAIQLSLNNYEKLHLALQEAFKGSIRTKTRETIVDNAKHVFISTALSQNGNLDMLSTLIINIKLIREVVEVSGFRPSYAYLIKLIVRVMVASLIAEGIEEMDLSEVLPTKFTETITDVPFLKTISSSVLGGVTNAMLTCRVGIITEKYLYNDNQLLNRKEIRKQAYKDTLTLMPVIIGDSLSFFPKSIANIIARPFRKHKKES
- the ispH gene encoding 4-hydroxy-3-methylbut-2-enyl diphosphate reductase, which produces MEIQKLVPRGYCHGVVNAIKMIKQLDFSAKKQPIYLLGMLIHNKKVNDFFADQGITILHNPYRTRLELLDNIQEGTVIFTAHGVSDEVKDKAKDKNLDIVDTTCSDVTKSFDIIKTFINDGYHILYIGKKDHPESEAALAISDKITLIESEDDLKDLPDYEKVALTNQTTMSFYDVYRIHQEALKHYENLYLIDEICDATRARQDAVIHQDDDNDLCIVVGDHLSNNTKKLAEVSIKEAGIPAIVIESIADLTLEDLKDVKKVSITSGASTPTKITNEVINFLKIYDPDNPKTFNPSSNITEKNVL
- a CDS encoding tRNA (cytidine(34)-2'-O)-methyltransferase, encoding MNHIVLYHPEIPQNTGNIMRTCAASNMKLHLIEPLGFSLDKKAVRRSAANYVEHVDYTVYQDWESFIKKNQDNGRFYFVTRYGQKAPNQMDFSEQDKDIYVIFGSESSGMPKSILRPHLERCLRIPMTDKVRSLNLSNTVAVLAYEILRQQDYNDLFRFEPESLKGKDWLLK
- a CDS encoding DUF402 domain-containing protein, encoding MKLKTGEDIQIQSYKHDEELHRIWEKATVIDVIENGVVVANRRTKVIESNGRFWHTREPSVTWFFHDHWFNIIGIIKQTGIHYYCNIASPFVYDKEALKYIDYDLDIKVIEDFSYKTLDRNEYNKHKNKMDYPPKLKKILEKELSILKSMIENGEGPFNHKKVMDYYTLYQTTYYKPE
- a CDS encoding M42 family metallopeptidase, with the translated sequence MTFNTEYILDFAKEILLINSPSGYAKDIIPRIKQEADKYALPYETTKKGNLIITYPGASEKTVGLSVHVDTLGAMVRSISSDGKIKFTAIGGPLWPTLDGEYCTVLTRDNKTYSGTFLSTSPAVHVYKDAKDKARTPEHMYVRIDEVVQSKEDVEALGIEVGNFIFIDPKTTITDSGFIKSRFLDDKINVASIFGLIDRMKRDNITPKHTIKFIISTYEEVGHGASYIPELDELIAVDMGCIGDDLTCTEQDVSICPKDSSGPYDYDLTNNMITIAKNQKINHAIDIYPYYGSDVSAAMRGGNDLKGALVGPGVHASHGMERTHIDAITSTIELLYHYVK
- a CDS encoding DEAD/DEAH box helicase, producing MNVQKPFIKNAIEHLGFKEFTDVQKQIIPLMRNNDDVIGCSQTGTGKTHAFLIPIFEKIDPNKEEVQVIITTPTRELANQIYKAATHIGDNAKDFIDIRRYVGGRDKNKEIERLQKKQPMIVIGTPGKLHDLALQERVLNIHTARTFIVDEADMTMDQGFLPNVFDLTQALKKDTQLCVFSATIPEQMRPFLRKLMDQPKEVFIAPKQLSNLNIEHIFIPVKSKQPKDVLLQFISTFKPYIALIFCNTKETVDEIADFLYSQGKNVEKLHGDIPARQRKRVMQQANQAKFQYIVASDIASRGIDIDGVSHVINYELPKDMEFYIHRTGRTGRANYDGKAISLYHTDDDAYIDFLEEKGINIVYKEVRNGELVERRDRKERAKRQHVTKGENKNKYNIKKKNKKVKPGYKKKFHKKLQEAKKKAHRKKRRK
- a CDS encoding deoxyribonuclease IV — protein: MLKIGSHVGMKGKEMFLGSVKEALSYGANALMIYTGAPQNTRRKPIDKLMIEEAHALMKEHNMHPEDVIVHAPYIMNLANKHPEKRAFAVDFLTKEIKRTGALGAKHLVLHPGAHVGQGPEVGIKYIQEGLNQAIENTKDLDVKIALETMAGKGTEVGRSFDELADIIDGIDEKDRISICFDTCHTHDAGYQTRDDFDSVLKEFDDKIGISRIGVIHVNDSKNILGAAKDRHENIGSGEIGFDALYYIVHHPKLKDVPKILETPYITETDDSKKKVYPPYKYEIDMFRKGTFDPNIKTTIRNQ
- a CDS encoding alkaline phosphatase family protein, producing the protein MSNNPITPPDYTNSILNVSNSLLKYYHVPNPHPTHKTVDTFLNTQYDHIIYLLLDGLGTNIIKYHLNKSDTLYTYMQEEITSVFPPTTVAATNAVISGRAPIENGHLGWVQYFKKEDTNLVVFKNEDFYTGHKPSENLRDKYLRYDRLVDQIKAKNPHLTTREFMPNIVDPKGPKTFKEQVERVLLHTHNHDQTFSYVYWVEPDLSQHEYGIDSDEIHTLLKELNEEVTSLINQLPQNSLLVGIADHGLTNVEPLPLYDNPELNNLLQRKTSIEPRATNFFVKPHKHDAFEKIFQSSFGDYYQLYTKEDLRKSHLLGNGKEHPMLESFLGDYLAIATSNKMFTLSDKKQHKAHHAGLTEAEMMVPLILYKK
- a CDS encoding QueG-associated DUF1730 domain-containing protein, translating into MTNPITDSILNYVDFVGYVSVKEYIEKRQALNKRDQFDDYAALKPYQTIAVVGLAYPKQEVQFKGKGYGLLSRYSYGTDYHSVFREKLKQIDTLLDSSGVRSYSSVDISPIDERFAAALTHQGFRGKNQAFIHKDFGPYVYLATILIDVDIDDPYHVVDNCGSCTACIDACPTGALDEGFNQSLCLSHISQEKRSLTRAEIPHFKTMVYGCDICYKVCPKSKGIDIHRHPEFEPTGIENVNLIELLSVSNKTYLKDYGNNASSWRGATVIRRNALALLYNQNVKKAIPFIKESMTKYHSAWYQETAKTILQLFKEKKQ
- the nadD gene encoding nicotinate (nicotinamide) nucleotide adenylyltransferase, with protein sequence MQIVFGGAFNPVTNAHIDIYHFLKDEFPNATFTFLPVSNAYTKSSLASNYHRLNMLELAVKGLEDVRISTLELNDTDFLGTYQSLIRLSDLHEEDIYFVMGADNLTYLDQWKNASGLLSEFKFIILGRNNINIHSVIKENTLLHKFKSHFIIYEDFHIDMSSTEFRETLNQALVPQCVYDYIKENNLYQGDDDVL
- a CDS encoding helix-turn-helix transcriptional regulator; its protein translation is MNDLGERLKQIRNEKGFPQKTVADFLKLNRTNYSKIENNQQKMTTDQLALFCQFFDVSADYILNLRIKHKKVFRLDDINQILKNIKNIETIIK